One genomic window of Corynebacterium massiliense DSM 45435 includes the following:
- the smc gene encoding chromosome segregation protein SMC, producing the protein MHLKALTLKGFKSFASATTLKFEPGICAVVGPNGSGKSNVVDALAWVMGEGSAKTLRGGKMQDVIFAGAGDRKPLGRAEVTLTIDNSDGALPIEYTEVSVTRRMFRDGGSEYEINGSKARLMDIQELLSDTGIGREMHIIVGQGKLSEILESRPEERRSYIEEAAGVLKHRRRREKAQRKLQGMQTNLDRLSDLTDEIGKQLKPLGRQAEAAQRAATVQADLRDARLRLAGDRIVRLRAKLDDATVQQEALAEKVAEAQAQLETASEHEADITEALETVTPAADKAQKLWFDLSTLRERIGATQRIAAERARNVGATVAYSGPDPDDLDARADQAEEEHEERLAAAEEAAERLESLREEVAERQEAYDAAAQEHLAQMRAIADRREGVVRLIAEEESTAKQVTAAEEDLARQEELLASTRARVQAAQKEADEVATTLEKLQADRQPLEESHVRAASESDAADKRLEQLRDQQREFERRVYTLKSRIDTLAQTAPEAPELGTDFTPLAEHISTDYSRAVSAALGAFVEAVVGVVDDELVDTLTAASLTAVIDTRGTVQPRDWRMEATLPAGARWLLDSVEMDAVVHTALTRLLADVVLVDDVDAARGVVADDPRLRAVTTAGVLVGEGWLVGGTAGSSTVEVASRIAESEKELAAAQEEHTEISGTLEGAKIAAEDARVTAASAKAALREHDAQVEAWSRDHRRLVKQHAADESEHHKAADRATDIEARLVQLRRDRDAARERLSRANSNDEPDEPSTQERDAAFAALEQVKSMEVEAQLAARSAQEQVSQIAGKAENLRRQAAHERQAKARHEQAMARRRQQAKLAETVSRHAEDIAARAGAALERATRERDELVARKNDLHSRAQAAKQSLNRQRDELTRLTDAAHNQDIARSQAQVRVDEAEAKTAEQLGISMADLLADYTPGDDFDRAAEKKRAQEAEKDLNALGKVNPLALEEYKALEERYSYLSTQLDDVIQARKDLIGVIEDVDAKILQLFTDAWHDVEAEFPHVFQTLFPGGEGRLVLTEPDSMLTTGIEVEARPPGKKVKRLSLLSGGEKSLTALAMLVAIFRARPSPFYVMDEVEAALDDVNLRRLLALFEELRKDSQLIVITHQKPTMDVANVLYGVTMRGDGITRVISQRMNPEGLAPGTQQASEDAAKMGVDAGRSAE; encoded by the coding sequence ATGCACCTTAAAGCGCTGACTCTCAAGGGCTTCAAGTCCTTTGCGTCCGCGACGACCCTCAAGTTCGAGCCCGGCATCTGTGCCGTGGTGGGGCCAAACGGTTCCGGCAAGTCGAACGTGGTCGACGCGCTCGCCTGGGTCATGGGTGAGGGCAGCGCGAAAACCCTCCGCGGCGGCAAGATGCAGGACGTCATCTTCGCCGGCGCGGGCGATAGGAAGCCGCTCGGGCGCGCGGAAGTGACGCTGACCATCGACAATTCCGATGGCGCGCTGCCCATCGAATACACGGAAGTGTCCGTGACCCGCCGCATGTTTCGCGACGGCGGCAGCGAGTACGAGATCAACGGCTCCAAAGCGCGGCTCATGGACATCCAGGAGCTGCTGTCGGATACCGGCATCGGCCGCGAGATGCACATCATCGTCGGGCAGGGCAAGCTGTCTGAGATCCTGGAATCCCGTCCCGAGGAGCGCCGCTCCTATATCGAGGAGGCGGCGGGCGTGCTCAAACACCGGCGGCGCCGCGAGAAGGCGCAGCGCAAGCTCCAGGGGATGCAGACCAACCTCGATCGGCTGAGCGATCTCACCGACGAGATTGGCAAGCAACTCAAGCCGCTGGGCAGGCAGGCTGAGGCGGCCCAGCGCGCCGCGACGGTGCAGGCCGATCTGCGCGATGCCCGCCTGCGCCTCGCCGGCGACCGCATCGTGCGGCTGCGTGCGAAGCTTGACGATGCCACCGTCCAGCAAGAAGCCCTGGCAGAAAAGGTCGCCGAGGCCCAAGCGCAGCTGGAGACGGCGAGCGAGCACGAGGCCGACATCACCGAGGCCTTGGAGACGGTCACCCCCGCGGCCGATAAGGCTCAGAAGCTGTGGTTCGATCTGTCCACCCTGCGCGAGCGGATCGGCGCGACCCAGCGCATCGCGGCGGAGCGCGCGCGGAATGTGGGCGCGACCGTCGCTTATAGTGGCCCGGATCCGGATGATCTGGACGCGCGGGCGGATCAGGCAGAAGAAGAACACGAAGAACGCCTTGCCGCGGCCGAAGAGGCGGCCGAGCGGCTGGAATCTTTGCGCGAGGAGGTCGCCGAGCGGCAGGAAGCCTACGACGCCGCGGCCCAGGAGCACTTGGCGCAAATGCGGGCCATCGCGGATCGCCGCGAGGGCGTCGTGCGACTCATCGCCGAAGAGGAGTCGACCGCCAAGCAGGTCACGGCCGCCGAGGAGGATCTGGCGCGCCAGGAGGAGCTGCTCGCCTCGACCCGCGCACGCGTCCAAGCCGCGCAGAAGGAAGCCGACGAGGTCGCCACCACCTTGGAAAAGCTGCAGGCGGACCGGCAGCCGCTGGAGGAGTCGCACGTGCGCGCCGCCAGCGAGTCGGACGCGGCGGACAAGCGCTTGGAGCAGCTGCGCGACCAGCAGCGCGAGTTCGAGCGGCGCGTATACACGCTCAAGTCGCGCATCGACACGCTGGCGCAGACGGCGCCGGAGGCCCCGGAACTCGGCACGGACTTTACTCCCTTGGCCGAGCACATTTCGACCGATTATTCCCGGGCCGTTTCCGCCGCTCTGGGTGCGTTCGTGGAGGCGGTCGTGGGCGTAGTTGACGACGAGCTCGTGGACACGCTCACTGCGGCGTCGCTGACCGCGGTCATCGATACGCGCGGCACGGTGCAGCCGCGCGACTGGCGGATGGAAGCCACCCTGCCGGCAGGGGCGCGGTGGCTGCTCGATTCGGTGGAGATGGACGCGGTGGTGCACACCGCGCTGACGCGGTTGCTTGCCGATGTCGTGCTGGTCGACGACGTCGATGCAGCCCGCGGCGTCGTGGCAGACGATCCGCGGCTGCGCGCCGTGACGACCGCGGGTGTGCTCGTCGGCGAGGGATGGCTGGTCGGCGGCACGGCCGGATCCTCTACGGTCGAGGTGGCTTCCCGCATTGCTGAGTCGGAAAAGGAGCTGGCGGCGGCGCAGGAAGAGCACACGGAAATTTCCGGCACCCTCGAGGGAGCAAAGATCGCCGCGGAGGACGCTCGCGTCACGGCCGCGTCCGCGAAGGCGGCGCTGCGCGAACACGACGCCCAGGTGGAGGCGTGGAGCCGAGACCACCGGCGGTTGGTCAAGCAGCACGCGGCGGACGAATCGGAGCACCACAAGGCGGCCGACCGTGCCACCGACATTGAGGCGCGGTTGGTGCAGCTGCGCCGCGACCGGGACGCCGCCCGGGAACGCCTGTCGCGCGCGAACAGCAACGACGAACCGGACGAGCCATCCACCCAGGAACGTGACGCCGCGTTCGCCGCGCTGGAGCAGGTCAAGTCCATGGAGGTCGAGGCGCAACTGGCGGCGCGCTCCGCGCAGGAGCAGGTCTCACAGATTGCGGGCAAGGCGGAAAATCTGCGCCGCCAGGCTGCTCACGAACGCCAGGCTAAGGCCCGCCACGAGCAGGCCATGGCGCGCCGCCGCCAGCAGGCCAAGCTCGCCGAGACCGTCTCGCGCCACGCCGAGGATATCGCCGCCCGCGCGGGCGCTGCCTTAGAGCGGGCGACCCGCGAGCGCGATGAGTTGGTCGCGCGCAAAAATGACCTCCATTCCCGCGCCCAGGCGGCTAAACAGTCGCTGAACCGGCAGCGCGACGAGCTCACGCGGCTGACGGACGCGGCGCACAACCAGGACATCGCCCGCTCCCAGGCCCAGGTGCGCGTCGACGAGGCCGAGGCCAAGACCGCCGAGCAGCTCGGCATCTCCATGGCCGATCTCCTCGCGGACTATACCCCGGGGGATGACTTCGACCGCGCCGCGGAGAAGAAGCGCGCCCAGGAGGCGGAAAAGGATCTCAACGCGCTGGGCAAGGTGAACCCCCTCGCGCTCGAGGAGTACAAGGCGCTGGAGGAGCGCTACTCGTACCTGTCCACGCAGCTCGACGACGTGATTCAAGCCCGTAAGGATCTCATCGGCGTCATCGAGGACGTGGACGCGAAAATCCTGCAGCTGTTTACGGATGCGTGGCACGACGTGGAGGCGGAGTTTCCGCACGTGTTCCAGACTCTGTTCCCGGGCGGCGAGGGCCGCTTGGTGCTCACGGAGCCGGATTCCATGCTCACCACGGGTATTGAGGTGGAGGCCCGCCCGCCGGGCAAGAAGGTCAAGCGCCTGTCGTTGCTTTCGGGTGGCGAGAAGTCTCTGACCGCGCTGGCCATGCTGGTCGCCATCTTCCGCGCCCGCCCCAGCCCGTTCTACGTCATGGATGAGGTCGAGGCAGCGCTTGACGATGTCAACCTGCGCCGCCTGCTTGCCCTCTTCGAGGAGTTGCGGAAGGATTCGCAGCTCATCGTCATCACGCACCAGAAGCCGACGATGGATGTAGCTAACGTGCTGTATGGCGTAACGATGCGCGGCGACGGCATTACCCGCGTGATTTCGCAGCGCATGAACCCTGAGGGGCTTGCACCGGGCACGCAGCAGGCGAGCGAGGACGCCGCCAAGATGGGCGTGGATGCCGGCCGCTCCGCCGAGTAG
- a CDS encoding acylphosphatase, which produces MSETDDARLTAFVHGTVQGVGFRWWTRSRALELGLSGHATNLRDGRVQVVAEGTREKCSRLLDLLREKPSQHDRPGEVTAVVEQWTTPRGESGFVER; this is translated from the coding sequence ATGAGCGAGACTGACGATGCCCGGCTGACCGCCTTCGTACACGGCACCGTGCAGGGAGTGGGCTTCCGGTGGTGGACTCGCTCCCGCGCGCTGGAGCTCGGACTTTCCGGCCACGCGACCAATCTGCGCGACGGGCGCGTGCAGGTCGTAGCGGAAGGAACCCGCGAAAAGTGCTCCCGCCTGCTCGACCTGCTGCGGGAGAAGCCGAGCCAGCACGATCGCCCCGGCGAGGTCACCGCGGTGGTAGAGCAGTGGACCACGCCCCGCGGCGAGAGCGGGTTTGTCGAGCGTTAA
- a CDS encoding alanine/glycine:cation symporter family protein → MEFLENVVGTVNDFLWTWILPIILVGAGLLFGARTALVQIRMIPEMFRSVVERPQASRDHDEEFGGISAFKAFTISAASRVGTANVAGVAAAISIGGPGAVFWMWIIALLGGATSFVESTLAQLWKTKDGDTYRGGPAYYIRRGLGSNALAVVFSVAIAFTFGLIYNAFQTNAIADSLGTSFGQDSFSFRAIVGVIIAIVSGFVIFGGVKRIANVTQYMVPFMALAYLAIGLFVVITNLDKVPGMLTLIVGHALGLKEVAGAGVGTAIGYGIQRGLFSNEAGEGSAPNAAATASVSHPVKQGLVQTLGVYFDTLVVCTITAFIILLGSDVTYDSNGDPEGVSLTQHALSSEVGDWGIHLVTFILFFLAFSSILGNYYLAESNVEYLTRSKTTLLIFRLGVLFFVWFGAVGSLPFVFALADTGAAMMVLINIVAIVPLCGVAIKLLKNFNEQKRQGLDPIFHRDMLPGVRNIECWDGSDPVTRRDDRPQTPTPTAN, encoded by the coding sequence ATGGAATTTCTTGAGAATGTCGTCGGCACAGTGAACGACTTCCTGTGGACGTGGATTCTCCCCATCATCCTCGTGGGGGCTGGTCTACTGTTCGGCGCGCGCACGGCGCTGGTCCAAATCCGGATGATCCCGGAGATGTTCCGTTCGGTGGTGGAGCGCCCGCAGGCAAGCCGGGACCACGACGAAGAATTCGGCGGCATCTCCGCCTTTAAGGCGTTTACCATTTCCGCAGCATCCCGCGTGGGCACTGCCAATGTGGCCGGTGTGGCCGCTGCCATCTCCATCGGCGGGCCCGGTGCGGTGTTCTGGATGTGGATCATCGCGCTGTTGGGCGGAGCGACCTCCTTCGTGGAGTCCACCCTGGCGCAGCTGTGGAAGACCAAGGACGGCGACACCTACCGCGGCGGGCCCGCGTACTACATCCGCCGCGGTCTGGGATCGAACGCGCTCGCCGTGGTCTTCTCCGTGGCCATCGCGTTTACCTTCGGGCTTATCTACAACGCCTTCCAGACCAACGCCATCGCCGATTCGCTGGGTACCTCCTTCGGGCAGGATTCCTTCAGCTTCCGCGCCATCGTCGGCGTGATCATCGCTATCGTGTCCGGCTTCGTCATCTTCGGCGGTGTGAAGCGCATCGCCAACGTCACCCAGTACATGGTGCCGTTCATGGCCTTGGCGTACCTGGCCATCGGCCTGTTCGTCGTGATTACGAACCTGGACAAGGTGCCGGGCATGCTCACCCTGATTGTCGGCCATGCACTGGGGCTGAAAGAAGTGGCCGGCGCCGGCGTCGGCACCGCCATCGGGTACGGCATCCAGCGCGGCCTGTTTTCCAACGAGGCCGGCGAGGGTTCCGCGCCGAACGCGGCGGCGACCGCGTCGGTGTCCCACCCGGTCAAGCAGGGGCTGGTCCAGACTCTCGGCGTCTATTTCGACACCCTCGTCGTCTGCACCATCACGGCCTTCATCATCCTGCTGGGCTCGGATGTCACCTACGACTCCAACGGCGATCCGGAAGGCGTATCCCTCACCCAGCACGCGCTGTCGTCTGAGGTGGGCGACTGGGGCATCCACCTGGTGACCTTCATCCTGTTCTTCCTCGCCTTCTCGTCCATCTTGGGCAACTACTACCTGGCCGAGTCGAACGTGGAGTACCTCACCCGCTCCAAGACCACGCTCCTCATCTTCCGCCTGGGCGTGTTGTTCTTCGTGTGGTTCGGTGCGGTGGGCTCCCTGCCGTTCGTGTTCGCGTTGGCCGATACGGGCGCGGCAATGATGGTGCTCATCAATATCGTGGCCATCGTTCCGCTGTGCGGGGTGGCCATCAAGCTGCTGAAGAACTTCAACGAGCAGAAGCGCCAGGGCCTCGATCCCATTTTCCACCGCGATATGCTGCCCGGGGTGCGCAATATCGAGTGCTGGGACGGTTCTGACCCCGTCACTCGCCGCGACGACCGGCCCCAGACCCCAACCCCGACCGCAAACTAG
- the mutM gene encoding bifunctional DNA-formamidopyrimidine glycosylase/DNA-(apurinic or apyrimidinic site) lyase codes for MPELPEVETVRRGIAPYLTGRKVTEVELLHPRVNREQGSEDLASLLPGHTIYSVERRGKYLWLELDAGASRTDGPGRDRDRPVVFIHLGMSGQLRVGEYSSPHVRLRARLDDGSTVCFVDQRTFGYWRLAPLSAISHIAPDPLSAEFDSAAVARAIRKRKSPVKSVLLNQEVVSGIGNIYADETLWAARVHPKKRASALRQKDAVELVAAARAVLAAALERGGTSFDSLYVNVNGESGRYGQSLAAYGRAGQPCLRCATPLKAVTVGGRTTTLCPRCQGY; via the coding sequence ATGCCTGAACTTCCAGAAGTAGAAACCGTGCGCCGCGGCATCGCGCCGTACCTCACCGGCCGGAAGGTCACTGAGGTGGAGCTGCTGCACCCGCGCGTGAACCGCGAGCAGGGGAGCGAGGACCTCGCCAGTCTCTTGCCCGGCCACACGATCTACAGCGTGGAACGGCGCGGGAAGTACCTGTGGTTAGAGCTCGATGCGGGCGCGAGCCGCACAGACGGCCCCGGCCGCGACCGAGACAGGCCCGTTGTTTTCATTCACCTCGGGATGTCTGGCCAGCTGCGCGTCGGCGAGTACTCCTCGCCGCACGTCCGCTTGCGGGCCCGGCTGGACGATGGTTCCACCGTCTGCTTTGTCGATCAGCGCACTTTTGGCTACTGGCGCCTCGCCCCGCTCTCGGCGATCTCGCACATCGCGCCGGATCCGTTGAGCGCGGAGTTCGATAGCGCCGCGGTGGCCCGCGCAATCCGGAAGCGTAAATCCCCGGTCAAGTCGGTGCTTTTGAACCAAGAGGTCGTCTCCGGCATCGGCAATATCTACGCCGACGAAACGCTGTGGGCGGCGCGGGTGCATCCGAAAAAGCGCGCTTCGGCCCTACGGCAAAAGGATGCCGTCGAACTGGTCGCGGCTGCCCGGGCGGTGCTGGCGGCGGCGCTCGAGCGCGGCGGTACCAGCTTTGATTCGCTCTACGTCAACGTCAATGGCGAATCCGGCCGCTACGGGCAATCGCTGGCCGCCTACGGCCGGGCGGGGCAGCCCTGCCTGCGGTGTGCGACACCCCTTAAGGCTGTGACCGTCGGTGGGAGAACGACTACGTTGTGCCCGCGGTGTCAGGGGTACTGA
- the rnc gene encoding ribonuclease III, which translates to MTKKNKLTGEEALEAEYRRVDHQPLLDAFGIDIADSYLRLALTHRSFAHENGNLPTNERLEFLGDAVLGLSVAAQLYEQYPSRPESDISKMRASIVSRYGLADIAREINLGAHILLGKGETATGGRDKESILADTTEAILGAIYRQHGFQPARDVILRLFQRKIDTASAAGRHLDWKTTLQELCAELKAAMPTYASTSTGPEHDQTFTATASVDGKELGTGVGHNKKLAEQEAAHQAFLHLREHPADAAGSAATKSAH; encoded by the coding sequence GTGACCAAGAAGAACAAGCTCACCGGGGAAGAAGCCCTCGAAGCGGAGTACCGCCGGGTGGACCACCAGCCGCTGTTGGACGCGTTCGGCATCGACATCGCGGACAGCTACCTTCGCCTCGCGCTGACCCACCGCTCGTTCGCGCACGAAAACGGCAATCTGCCCACCAACGAGCGCCTGGAGTTTCTCGGCGACGCAGTCCTCGGCCTGTCCGTGGCGGCGCAGCTGTATGAGCAGTATCCCTCCCGCCCGGAGTCGGATATTTCCAAGATGCGCGCCTCGATCGTCTCGCGCTACGGCCTGGCGGATATCGCCCGCGAGATCAACCTGGGCGCCCACATTCTGCTGGGCAAGGGCGAGACCGCGACCGGCGGCCGTGACAAGGAGTCGATCCTCGCGGATACGACTGAGGCGATCCTCGGCGCCATCTACCGCCAGCACGGGTTCCAGCCCGCGCGCGACGTTATTTTGCGCCTGTTCCAGCGCAAGATTGATACCGCGAGCGCCGCCGGCCGCCACCTGGATTGGAAGACGACCCTGCAGGAGCTGTGCGCGGAGCTGAAGGCCGCGATGCCGACGTACGCGTCGACCTCCACCGGCCCCGAGCACGACCAGACTTTCACCGCTACGGCCTCGGTGGACGGCAAGGAGCTGGGAACAGGCGTCGGCCACAACAAGAAGCTGGCGGAACAAGAGGCCGCCCATCAGGCTTTTCTGCACCTGCGCGAGCACCCGGCAGACGCGGCGGGAAGCGCCGCCACAAAATCTGCGCACTAG
- a CDS encoding YceD family protein codes for MTSPFVFNVANLVGAQPGHEPEQRIHTGPAPERIGAEMIAVPEGAEVTVEATFTPLGSGILADADVTGTLEGECARCLRPLRRNLDVHVSQAFATDSDFISGEPDDEGEDDGSGDEVPEVVDDKLDLLQTVIDEVGLNQPFAPTCEDGCAEEDLRTPQGVTTGVSGEEDEERVDPRWSGLEKFL; via the coding sequence ATGACTTCACCGTTTGTTTTCAACGTGGCCAACCTCGTTGGCGCGCAACCAGGACACGAGCCGGAGCAGCGTATCCACACCGGCCCCGCGCCGGAGCGCATCGGCGCGGAAATGATCGCGGTACCCGAGGGGGCGGAAGTCACCGTCGAGGCGACGTTTACCCCGCTGGGCTCGGGGATCCTGGCGGATGCGGACGTCACCGGCACGTTAGAAGGCGAGTGCGCGCGGTGCCTGCGCCCGTTGCGCCGCAATCTCGATGTCCACGTGTCGCAGGCGTTTGCCACGGATTCCGACTTCATCAGCGGTGAGCCGGACGACGAAGGTGAGGATGACGGCTCCGGCGACGAGGTCCCGGAAGTTGTGGATGACAAACTCGACCTCCTGCAGACCGTCATCGACGAGGTGGGGCTGAACCAGCCGTTTGCGCCTACGTGCGAGGACGGCTGCGCGGAAGAGGATCTGCGCACCCCGCAGGGGGTTACCACCGGCGTGTCCGGCGAGGAAGACGAAGAACGCGTAGACCCGCGGTGGTCTGGACTGGAGAAGTTCCTGTGA
- a CDS encoding DivIVA domain-containing protein, producing MYRVFESLDELNRHLEQAYGVPMTSNAMVPRNEMLALLDELRNALPVEMDDAQDVLDKQDEIIHGAEDRASQTIADANAEADDIVGGARGDADAMLADAQQRSESMIAQAEDEARSLVDNARSEADRTIAQANDTYERTVADGQAEQDRLVSEAEVVRRANEEAHRIVDEAHAESDRLRGECDEFVDSKLGDFEDTLSQVLRTISADRSALRRGAGARGSSSRGSSYGTASRSSAGQSTYDSYGESYEGGDYDANTGYNASRYTDR from the coding sequence ATGTACCGCGTATTCGAATCCCTCGATGAACTCAACCGCCACCTTGAACAGGCCTATGGCGTGCCGATGACCTCGAACGCCATGGTGCCGCGCAACGAAATGCTCGCCCTCCTCGACGAGCTGCGTAACGCCCTGCCAGTCGAAATGGACGACGCACAGGACGTGCTGGATAAGCAGGATGAAATTATCCACGGCGCCGAGGACCGGGCCTCGCAGACCATTGCGGACGCCAACGCGGAGGCCGACGACATCGTCGGTGGTGCCCGCGGCGATGCCGACGCCATGCTTGCCGATGCCCAGCAGCGTTCCGAATCCATGATCGCCCAGGCCGAGGACGAGGCCCGCTCACTGGTGGATAACGCCCGTTCGGAGGCGGACCGCACTATCGCGCAGGCGAACGACACCTACGAGCGCACGGTTGCCGACGGCCAGGCCGAGCAGGACCGCCTGGTGTCTGAGGCGGAGGTTGTGCGCCGCGCCAACGAAGAGGCACACCGCATCGTGGACGAGGCACACGCCGAATCCGACCGGCTCCGCGGCGAGTGCGACGAGTTCGTGGACTCCAAGCTCGGGGACTTCGAGGACACCCTTTCCCAGGTGTTGCGCACCATCTCCGCCGATCGTTCCGCCCTGCGCCGCGGCGCGGGCGCGCGGGGGAGCAGCTCGCGGGGCTCGTCCTACGGCACTGCGTCCCGCAGCTCCGCGGGGCAGTCGACCTACGACTCCTACGGCGAGTCCTACGAGGGCGGCGACTACGACGCGAACACCGGCTACAACGCTTCTCGGTACACCGACCGCTAA
- a CDS encoding LamG-like jellyroll fold domain-containing protein, producing MPTAVAADANTGAGTDGLGSRFSLGVLPDTQFYSRYTTPETGNLAKGRYGSEPYRAQTEWLAEHQDELNMPFATHLGDVVDQSEVDGEWKVADDAMSVLDNSQLNYSILPGNHDLWGSQDEVEKTPEGTTTPYSHYFSAERAAGNETFQGRFDKPNRESEYHIFEAEGQKYLVLAMAWRADDEALDWAQKAIDEHPDLPVILTTHEALNIDGEGNVFYSEAYGEHLWDKFIKKNDQVFLVMGGHHHGAGYRVDHNDAGHDVVSILQDYQMAYQGGNGLMGVLEFDLTGNELEVQALSPWVAAKPADSLTQFDEVTLEGKGDSYHVPLNFAERFHSFAPDWRAGDENESDLAGAARDIVTAGYKPYEIPAEQLPHGTDDYVRNERTVFHWRPGQATKDGAALHDGDQAGAGTVIPDEQGGSDMHREGGDDARVTYSEDHHPLSSDSGSLFWNNPTGERDINWFKTADGAPANAVETPEGYTFETFVKLPKDFDGDKNGWGNAVGRENSIEKVKPGTDDSDPTVMFGVSNLRELRWWAEPAEGEGATVWSHEVPKDEWMHIAVVNNPETETVEMFINGAPILRNHVGAEGLWSSDVAWILGAGMGDNHPQDPWYGWIGETRLAQGVLDESDWLTARPHGSKPNGDKPSGSVPGLSSTSSDLLSSSALSSRF from the coding sequence GTGCCCACGGCAGTCGCCGCGGACGCGAACACTGGTGCCGGCACCGATGGCCTCGGCTCCCGGTTCAGCCTGGGCGTCTTACCGGACACCCAGTTCTACTCCCGGTACACCACCCCGGAGACGGGCAACCTGGCCAAGGGCCGCTACGGCAGCGAGCCGTACCGCGCGCAGACCGAGTGGTTGGCCGAGCACCAGGATGAGCTCAACATGCCGTTTGCCACGCACCTCGGTGACGTCGTGGACCAGTCGGAGGTCGACGGCGAGTGGAAGGTCGCCGATGATGCGATGAGCGTGCTGGATAACTCCCAGCTGAACTACTCCATCCTGCCGGGCAACCACGATCTGTGGGGCAGCCAGGATGAGGTGGAAAAGACCCCGGAGGGCACCACGACGCCGTATTCACACTACTTCTCCGCGGAGCGGGCGGCAGGAAACGAGACGTTCCAGGGCCGTTTTGACAAGCCAAACCGCGAGTCGGAGTACCATATCTTCGAAGCCGAGGGGCAAAAGTACCTCGTGCTGGCCATGGCGTGGCGTGCCGATGACGAGGCGCTGGACTGGGCGCAGAAGGCCATCGACGAGCACCCGGACCTGCCCGTCATCCTCACCACCCACGAAGCGCTCAACATCGACGGCGAGGGCAACGTCTTTTACTCCGAGGCCTACGGCGAGCACCTGTGGGATAAGTTCATCAAGAAAAACGACCAGGTCTTCCTCGTCATGGGCGGCCACCACCACGGTGCCGGGTACCGCGTGGACCACAACGACGCGGGCCACGACGTCGTGTCCATCCTGCAGGACTACCAGATGGCCTACCAGGGCGGTAACGGTCTAATGGGCGTGCTGGAGTTCGACCTGACCGGCAACGAGCTGGAAGTGCAGGCGCTGTCGCCGTGGGTGGCGGCGAAGCCGGCGGACTCGCTCACCCAGTTCGACGAGGTCACCTTGGAAGGCAAGGGCGACAGCTACCACGTGCCGCTCAACTTCGCGGAGCGCTTCCACTCTTTCGCACCGGACTGGCGCGCAGGCGACGAAAACGAATCGGATCTGGCCGGCGCGGCGCGCGACATCGTGACCGCCGGTTACAAGCCGTACGAGATTCCGGCCGAGCAGCTTCCGCACGGCACGGACGATTACGTGCGCAACGAGCGCACCGTCTTCCACTGGCGGCCGGGCCAGGCCACCAAGGACGGGGCCGCGCTTCACGATGGCGACCAGGCAGGCGCCGGCACCGTGATCCCGGACGAGCAGGGCGGTTCGGATATGCACCGCGAGGGCGGCGATGACGCCCGCGTGACCTACAGCGAGGATCACCACCCGCTGTCTTCCGACAGCGGTTCGCTGTTCTGGAACAACCCGACCGGTGAGCGCGACATCAACTGGTTCAAGACCGCTGACGGTGCCCCGGCCAACGCCGTGGAGACCCCGGAGGGCTACACCTTCGAGACCTTCGTGAAGCTGCCGAAGGACTTCGACGGCGACAAAAACGGCTGGGGTAACGCCGTGGGCCGGGAGAACTCCATTGAGAAGGTAAAACCCGGCACGGACGATTCCGACCCGACCGTGATGTTCGGCGTGTCCAACCTGCGCGAGCTGCGCTGGTGGGCCGAACCGGCCGAAGGCGAGGGCGCAACCGTCTGGTCCCACGAGGTACCCAAGGACGAGTGGATGCACATTGCAGTGGTCAACAACCCGGAGACCGAGACGGTGGAGATGTTCATCAACGGCGCGCCGATCCTGCGCAACCACGTCGGCGCGGAGGGCCTGTGGTCGTCCGACGTCGCCTGGATTCTGGGCGCCGGCATGGGCGATAACCACCCGCAGGACCCCTGGTACGGCTGGATCGGTGAGACCCGCCTGGCCCAGGGCGTGCTCGATGAGAGCGACTGGCTCACCGCCCGCCCGCACGGCAGCAAGCCGAATGGCGATAAGCCGAGCGGGAGCGTCCCGGGGCTTTCCTCCACGTCGTCTGACCTGCTTTCCTCCAGCGCACTGTCTTCCCGCTTCTAA